A genomic segment from Candidatus Methylomirabilota bacterium encodes:
- a CDS encoding thiosulfate oxidation carrier protein SoxY, which translates to MELSRRALLVGGTLALLAPRRLYAQSALEREHRPLIEAPSLSEDPSAVPLQVSVNHPMEPDHFIRSIEIRLDNDPVPYKGRFVFTPSNGAAAIAFHMRSGAGGLLKATAECSRHGRFTATKEIRVAEGGCAGPPDTTRDRLGNPRIRLPESIKAGVVVQVRAKVDHNSYTGLILKNGTYVREAPEFYVKQMLVFLDDHKISEFQMTSAVSANPLIRFSLKTMRSGTLRVVFVNNEGQRWEATQPLRVT; encoded by the coding sequence ATGGAGCTCTCGCGCCGGGCGTTGCTTGTCGGTGGAACACTGGCTCTTCTGGCGCCACGTCGGCTGTACGCCCAGTCGGCCCTGGAACGCGAACACCGACCTCTGATCGAGGCCCCGAGCCTGTCGGAAGATCCCAGCGCCGTGCCGCTGCAGGTCTCGGTGAACCACCCGATGGAGCCCGACCACTTCATCAGGTCCATCGAGATCAGGCTGGACAACGACCCGGTCCCGTACAAGGGCAGGTTCGTCTTCACGCCCTCCAACGGAGCAGCGGCGATCGCATTCCACATGCGCTCGGGGGCAGGCGGTCTCTTGAAGGCCACCGCCGAGTGCTCCCGGCACGGGCGCTTCACCGCGACCAAGGAGATCCGGGTGGCGGAAGGCGGATGCGCCGGTCCCCCGGACACGACCCGTGACCGTCTGGGCAACCCGCGCATCCGGTTGCCGGAATCGATCAAGGCCGGCGTGGTCGTCCAGGTCCGCGCCAAGGTCGACCACAACTCGTACACCGGGCTGATTCTAAAAAACGGCACGTACGTCCGCGAGGCCCCAGAGTTTTATGTGAAGCAGATGCTGGTCTTTCTCGACGACCACAAGATCAGCGAGTTCCAGATGACTTCGGCGGTGAGCGCGAACCCCCTGATTCGCTTCTCGCTCAAGACGATGCGCAGCGGCACGCTACGCGTGGTCTTCGTCAACAACGAGGGACAGCGCTGGGAAGCCACCCAGCCGCTCAGGGTGACGTAG
- the hutH gene encoding histidine ammonia-lyase: MADLTAVVLDGSALALEAVEAVARRGARVELSPPARRAVAESREFVDRLAADGAPVYGITTGVGKLKDTLIPPEARAELQRNLVLSHAAGVGAPLPEEDVRAMLLLLAASLARGGSGVRLGVVEAVIGCLNHRVHPVVYQHGSLGSSGDLAPLAHVAACLIGEGEAWADGRRLPAREALAGARLAPLRLESKEGLALLNGTHMMAGLGALTVLDAGRLARLADVAGAMSLEALMGSNAAFDARIHALRPHPGQLVSAGNLRRLTADSAIIASHRDCTRVQDAYSLRCMPQVHGAAREAVGFARAILQRELGSVTDNPLVFPADALVLSGGNFHGEPLGLALDTLAIGLAQLAGISERRIDRLVNPLTNEGLPPFLSPHGGVHSGYMIAQYVAAALVSECKRLAQPASVDSIPASGLQEDYNAMAAGSALKARTAAGHARQVLAIELLLATQALDFRAPLGPGRGSAAARDAVRRRIPPLGDDRYLKSDLDAALALVEDLSVLQAVEAAIGPLD; encoded by the coding sequence ATGGCGGATCTGACGGCCGTCGTCCTCGACGGGAGCGCGCTGGCGCTCGAGGCCGTCGAGGCCGTCGCCCGCCGCGGCGCCCGGGTCGAGCTGTCCCCGCCGGCCCGCCGCGCCGTCGCCGAGAGCCGGGAGTTCGTCGACCGCCTCGCTGCCGACGGGGCACCCGTCTACGGCATCACCACCGGCGTCGGCAAGCTCAAGGACACGCTGATCCCGCCCGAGGCGCGCGCCGAGCTGCAACGCAACCTCGTCCTGAGCCACGCGGCCGGGGTCGGCGCGCCGCTGCCCGAAGAGGACGTCCGCGCGATGCTCCTGCTGCTGGCGGCGTCGCTGGCGCGCGGCGGGTCGGGCGTGAGGCTCGGCGTCGTGGAAGCCGTGATCGGATGTCTGAACCACCGTGTGCATCCGGTCGTCTACCAGCACGGCTCGCTCGGCTCATCGGGTGACCTGGCGCCGCTCGCCCACGTGGCCGCCTGCCTCATCGGGGAAGGGGAGGCGTGGGCGGATGGGCGGCGGCTGCCCGCGCGCGAGGCGCTGGCGGGGGCCAGGCTGGCGCCGCTCAGGCTCGAGAGCAAGGAGGGGCTGGCGCTCCTGAACGGCACCCACATGATGGCCGGGCTCGGCGCGCTGACCGTGCTCGACGCCGGGCGCCTGGCCCGGCTCGCCGACGTGGCGGGCGCGATGTCGCTGGAGGCGCTGATGGGGTCCAACGCGGCCTTCGACGCGCGGATCCACGCGCTCCGCCCTCACCCGGGCCAGCTCGTCTCGGCGGGGAACCTGCGCCGGCTCACCGCGGACAGCGCGATCATCGCCTCCCACCGCGACTGCACGCGCGTCCAGGACGCCTACAGCCTCCGCTGCATGCCGCAGGTGCACGGCGCGGCGCGCGAGGCGGTCGGCTTCGCGCGGGCCATCCTCCAGCGGGAGCTGGGGAGCGTCACCGACAACCCGCTCGTCTTCCCCGCGGACGCGCTGGTGCTGAGCGGCGGCAACTTCCACGGCGAGCCGCTCGGCCTGGCGCTGGACACGCTGGCGATCGGGCTCGCCCAGCTGGCGGGCATCAGCGAGCGGAGGATCGACCGGCTGGTGAATCCGCTCACCAACGAGGGGCTACCTCCGTTCCTCTCGCCGCACGGGGGCGTCCACTCGGGCTACATGATCGCCCAGTACGTGGCCGCGGCGCTGGTCTCGGAGTGCAAGCGCCTGGCCCAGCCGGCCAGCGTCGACTCCATTCCCGCCTCCGGCCTGCAGGAGGACTACAACGCCATGGCCGCGGGCTCGGCGCTGAAGGCGCGGACCGCCGCGGGCCACGCGCGCCAGGTGCTCGCCATCGAGCTCCTGCTGGCCACGCAGGCGCTCGACTTCCGCGCGCCGCTCGGCCCCGGCCGGGGCAGTGCGGCCGCGCGCGACGCCGTCCGCCGCCGCATCCCCCCGCTCGGCGACGACCGCTATCTGAAATCGGACCTGGACGCCGCCCTGGCCCTCGTCGAGGACCTGAGCGTGCTCCAGGCGGTCGAAGCGGCGATCGGTCCGCTGGACTAG
- a CDS encoding amidohydrolase yields MRLVPELVLTETGWEPGRAVAITDGQIAAVQPSGGPRPGDVALPGKALLPGSVNAHCHTFQSLLRGLGDDLDFMGWRDRVLYPFSERLDRDGIALGAGFAFAEMLRHGATTCVDFFYLHDSGNANAEAVIDAARRVGIRLVLARGMYDWEGAPKRYRETVADAARRVGELIARHRHDPTVVVQPAPHSPHGASPAMIRAGWEVAEAEQTPFHIHVAEGRYEGERTVQEHGVTPIRYLDRLGVLGPRMIGVHCVWLDDEEVALMGARGAALAYCPSSNMFLGDGITRLPEMLRAGVRIGLGTDGGCTNNRLSVFEEMRMASLLQRVRLLDGAALSAGTAFALGTRSGAEVLGLPAGLIAPGCLADLVAVDLAHPSLHPRTDLVKSVVYAMSPQAITDVWVHGRRVVDSGRLTTVDVGELLARVGELTKGWRI; encoded by the coding sequence GTGAGGCTCGTCCCCGAGCTCGTGCTCACGGAGACGGGCTGGGAGCCGGGGCGCGCCGTCGCGATCACCGACGGGCAGATCGCGGCCGTTCAGCCGTCCGGTGGACCGCGGCCGGGCGATGTCGCGCTTCCGGGCAAGGCCCTGCTGCCGGGCTCCGTCAACGCCCACTGCCACACCTTCCAGTCGCTCCTGCGCGGCCTCGGCGACGACCTGGACTTCATGGGCTGGCGCGACCGGGTGCTCTACCCCTTCTCGGAGCGGCTCGACCGCGACGGCATCGCGCTCGGCGCCGGCTTCGCCTTCGCCGAGATGCTCCGACACGGGGCCACGACGTGCGTCGACTTCTTCTATCTGCACGATTCCGGCAACGCGAACGCCGAGGCCGTCATCGACGCCGCGCGCCGGGTCGGGATCAGGTTGGTGCTGGCCCGGGGCATGTACGACTGGGAAGGCGCGCCCAAGCGGTATCGGGAGACGGTCGCCGACGCCGCCCGGCGCGTCGGCGAGCTCATCGCCCGCCACCGTCACGACCCCACCGTCGTGGTCCAGCCCGCGCCCCACAGCCCCCACGGCGCCTCGCCGGCGATGATCCGCGCCGGCTGGGAGGTGGCCGAGGCCGAGCAGACCCCCTTTCACATCCACGTGGCGGAGGGGCGGTACGAGGGCGAGCGGACGGTGCAAGAGCACGGCGTCACGCCGATACGCTATCTCGACCGGCTCGGCGTGCTGGGGCCCCGGATGATCGGCGTGCACTGCGTCTGGCTCGACGACGAAGAGGTCGCGCTGATGGGCGCCCGGGGCGCGGCGCTCGCCTACTGTCCCTCGTCGAACATGTTCCTGGGCGACGGGATCACGCGGCTGCCCGAGATGCTGAGGGCGGGCGTGAGGATCGGGCTGGGGACCGACGGCGGCTGCACGAACAACCGGCTGTCGGTCTTCGAGGAGATGCGGATGGCGTCGCTGCTCCAGCGCGTGCGGCTGCTCGACGGCGCCGCGCTGAGCGCCGGGACGGCGTTCGCGCTGGGCACGCGCTCGGGCGCCGAGGTGCTGGGTCTCCCGGCGGGGCTGATCGCGCCCGGCTGCCTGGCCGACCTGGTGGCGGTGGACCTGGCCCATCCCTCGCTCCACCCGCGCACCGATCTGGTGAAGAGCGTGGTGTACGCGATGTCCCCTCAGGCGATCACGGACGTCTGGGTCCACGGCCGCCGCGTCGTGGACTCGGGGCGGCTGACGACGGTCGACGTGGGCGAGCTGCTGGCGCGGGTCGGCGAGCTGACGAAGGGATGGCGGATCTGA
- the hutI gene encoding imidazolonepropionase — translation MVTADLVIGNIGQLVTGEPSLGEGPLGVVEGAAVAAFDGRIVWVGREADLDVHVAAGPARPRMDRIDARGAVALPGFVDSHTHLIFAGSREQEYALRARGASYQEIAAAGGGILSTVVATRAASLDELINLAMPRLRAALAHGTTTMEIKSGYGLATADEIKMLECARRLEELQPVEIHPTFCGAHEVPPAYRGRSDAYVDLVIDEMLPAVAERKLARYIDVFCEEGVFSVDQARRILESGARWGLRAKFHADEFVTLGGAELAAEVRALSADHLLRARVEGVAKMKEAGVTATLLPGTAFFLGLPYAPARRFLESGVRMALASDFNPGTCMGLNLQLVMTMAVSQMKMSPEEALLGVTLHGAWAMGLESEVGSLTPGKQCDLLLCDVPNWRYLSYSYGVNHVSRVIKRGVLVYP, via the coding sequence GTGGTCACCGCCGATCTGGTCATCGGGAACATCGGGCAGCTGGTGACGGGCGAGCCCTCGCTGGGCGAGGGCCCCCTGGGCGTCGTCGAGGGCGCCGCCGTCGCCGCCTTCGACGGCCGGATCGTCTGGGTCGGTCGCGAGGCCGACCTGGACGTCCACGTGGCCGCGGGTCCGGCCCGGCCGCGCATGGACCGGATCGACGCCCGCGGCGCGGTGGCGCTGCCCGGCTTCGTCGATTCGCACACCCACCTGATCTTCGCCGGCTCCCGCGAGCAGGAGTACGCGCTGCGGGCGCGCGGCGCCTCCTACCAGGAGATCGCCGCCGCCGGGGGCGGGATTCTCTCCACGGTGGTGGCGACGCGGGCCGCCAGCCTCGACGAGCTGATCAACCTGGCCATGCCACGGCTGCGAGCGGCGCTGGCGCACGGCACGACGACGATGGAGATCAAGTCCGGCTACGGCCTGGCCACCGCGGACGAGATCAAGATGCTGGAGTGCGCGCGCCGCCTGGAGGAGCTGCAGCCGGTGGAGATCCATCCGACCTTCTGCGGCGCTCATGAGGTCCCGCCGGCCTACCGGGGACGCTCCGACGCCTACGTGGACCTCGTCATCGACGAGATGCTGCCGGCGGTGGCCGAGCGAAAGCTGGCCCGCTACATCGACGTCTTCTGCGAGGAGGGCGTCTTCTCCGTCGATCAGGCCCGGCGCATCTTGGAATCCGGCGCGCGCTGGGGCCTGCGCGCGAAGTTCCACGCCGACGAGTTCGTCACGCTGGGCGGGGCCGAGCTGGCGGCCGAGGTGCGCGCGCTCTCCGCGGATCATCTCCTGAGGGCGCGGGTGGAGGGCGTGGCGAAGATGAAGGAAGCGGGCGTGACGGCCACCCTGCTGCCGGGCACCGCCTTCTTCCTGGGACTGCCCTACGCGCCGGCCCGCCGTTTCCTGGAATCGGGGGTCCGGATGGCTCTGGCCTCCGACTTCAACCCCGGCACCTGCATGGGTCTGAACCTCCAGCTCGTGATGACCATGGCCGTGAGCCAGATGAAGATGAGTCCGGAGGAGGCCCTGCTGGGGGTGACGTTGCACGGCGCCTGGGCCATGGGGCTCGAGAGCGAGGTGGGCTCGCTCACGCCGGGCAAGCAGTGCGATCTGCTGCTCTGCGACGTTCCCAACTGGCGCTACCTCTCCTACTCCTATGGCGTCAACCACGTGAGCCGCGTGATCAAGCGCGGGGTGCTCGTCTACCCGTGA